Part of the Misgurnus anguillicaudatus chromosome 25, ASM2758022v2, whole genome shotgun sequence genome, aaatactttttcaatcgtaatgctgcgttcacaccagccgcggtagaggcgtcaagcgcgaatgattttaatgttaagtcaatgtgaagacacgttgacgcgcgtctggaggtctcgcagcgcgaatgaggcattcaccgtggcgcggtagacgcgattccgcctcattcctGCGTCTAGTTCAcgtgaatggcgcgaattgagcgtagCCGcaggaaacgcgcaagttgaaaaatgtgaactccCTCAGAAAAAcgtgccgcattaaccaatcaggagcttgctctagtagtgatgtgattacaggaagcaagcagagtcgcagaagcccctcccatgaggcgaatttccgcgtgaatgtcttgatgactagaatttcacacccCACTTTCacacgtgaatgaagcgagtaaactcaaaatgttcaagcggcaaactagatgcggtaCACGctaatttgacgcctcaaacacggctggtgtgaacccagcttaatgcagggttcacaccagacgccaTAGAGGcagcaagcgcaagtgatttacatgttaagtcaatgcaatgACGTGATTAGGCATCCTGTGGCGCGGTACATGCGGTAGGCTCGGCGCAAATGCCACGTTCCGCTCAAATTGAGCGTTGCAACGGGAAacgcacgagttgaaaaatctgaacttcggcggatttccacgccgcgttaaccaatcaggaccttgctgtagtagtgacgtgattacaggaagcgagcggagtctcagtggagtcgcagaaccccctcccatgacgcgaatttccaagTGAATATCTCGaattactagaatttcacgcgcggctttcacgcacgaatgaagaGAGTAAACTCAAATTTTCAAGCGTcaaactacgcgcgaatagcgcgtttttgccgcctctgccgcagctggtgtgaatgcaccataatAATGCACTTTTTCTTCTCTGCTAAAGGTCCCATGGCCAAGACCATACAGATCATGGCTATCTCACCATGGCCAACCATGCTGGCCATGCACACACTTACTCTGGACCTACACCCAGTATGGCAGCTCTGTCCGCCCTTACTCAAATGAACATGGACCAGGATTACAGGGCTGGGTCTATGGGATACCGTTCTGGCACACTGGGTCGTCCACACCAGGCCCCACCTCCTCCTCCATCAACAAACACAATGAATGGCTCCATGACCCTGCCACCTGTCGACTAcagtttgttgttgttatttagtTTAATCTATATAGATGAGTAGGAATGGTTATATTTGGATATGTATTCTACCATAACAGTATTTCTGACGTATGGAGTATGTGTACTACACAACGGTGGTTTAAAGTATCGCAATTGACAGGTTGGGGACCACTCCCGTATGCATACATGAATATCTGAATTATCTGATGCATGTAAGATTGTGGTTTACATTGTGTTTCACAGTACAGTGAGCTTGACTTGATTTGAAATTGAGACCATTTTTATACAACATTGGGCAAGGAATCTGTACATTGTATATACTGTAGGTTTAAACAAATGCTGCCACCTTATGGTCATCATATAAGTGTGAAATGATTTTAAATAGCCTGTTTTACGAGGTTATGCTTTATGAGCTGACTAGGCAGGATTGGTTTTCATTCCTACCCTTCTTTTTCGCCTTGCTTTACAGTTTGGATTACATGAATTCTGGGCCCCCACCTCCACCCACAGCTAATATCCCATCAGCACAAACAGCGTTTGGTATGCCACCCATGGGACTAGTCCCGCCTCCAGGACCAATGGGAGCATCCACTGGCTATGCCCCACCTGTTCCACCTATGTCTGGACCAATGGCTGCCCCTTCTCCACCTGTAGCCCCGCCCCCTCCTCCCAGTACAACCCAATCCATCACTCCCAAACGGCCCTCTGTGCCTAATGAAGCCCAGCCCATAAACGATGCTCGAAGTGACCTGCTGTCTGCTATACGAATGGGTATGAGCTAAATGTTTAGTGTGTatgtaaaattattttacatgatgTAAACATTCAAATAGGTGACTTCAGCCACAGTGTTTCAGACACACACTGGCAAGCATCTTGCTTATGTGTATTAGATTTGTATAAATGAGCCTCTAAGTTATTGATCATGCATGTTTTTGGTGTGCAGGTATACAGTTGAAAAAGGTTCAGGAACAGCAGGAGCAGCAGGCAAAAAGAGAACCGGTGGGCAATGATGTGGCCACCATCTTGTCTCGCCGCATAGCCGTGGAATACAGCGATTCTGAGGACGAATCTGAGCTAGAGGACAATGACTGGTCTGACTAACACTATACATGATGATGCAAAAAACATAGGCACAAAGGTTTACACTAAATCACATGACAATGCATTGCATTTCTCACGTACATAATGGCCCCGTCtgcattataatataaatatggaTAACAACTAAACAATATAGTCAAATAACTTCTTTTCCCCATACtatgtgtaatgtttttttttttttgtaataaataaacacttattaatacattttatggaCATACAGTATACAACTAAAGATGATTAAGCATGATGAAGACAGCAAACACTGGATCTGGATTGGATCTTTTTAACAGTCAGCTCTGTAAAGTTTTGAAACCTGCATGAAAGTTTAATACTAAATGTATGTTAAGATTTGAGGTCAGTTATTATGACGCAAGATGTTTTATTAAACTACCTGATGTTAGGTAAcagtggattgtgttcactcaCTAGTGTCTCATGTCTGGGTGTGTGATAAAAACACGACCGACAGCTGGCACCGTCTCATGATGGCAAAATCTGACGAATCATGTTGAATCACATCCCTTTCTGATCCAACCCCCGAGTGCCTTCGTCATGGAAACAGGACATTTTTGATTCTGAGACTCGGTCTCTATGGAAACAGTACAGCTGAGactcggctcgccatggcaacagTGGATTCGAGGCACTCGGCCAGTTGATGTGCAAGTGTGAATAAACCCAGGCAAGGATATTTTTAATGCACAGCACATTCTTTTAATACAAAATTAACAAGATCTCTCAATTCATTAAActaaacaaagcaaaaaaagtATACAACTAACACCTTGGAAAAATATACAACACgttaacacaatgttttacaatGTCTCAGTTGATTAGTGCATgttgattaaaatgtttaatattgttttgcagataagtcatttgttgtGCCTTTTCTCATCAAAAAATAAAGTGCATTTCACAGTTAAAACTACGCATACGTGTACACAAGATGCTTAAATCGATGCACTGCCCCTCAGATTGTTCAAGATACCATTTTAATTCCAGCCTCTTCACAAAATGTAGAATGGAACAATTCTGGATATTTCACTGCTAAGTGTTAAAAGTTTCCTTTATatccccccccaaaaaaaataataataatttgcgaCCCACATGATTTCCCCCACTCTGCTTTTCAAATTCACTAAAATAGGAGTCACTCCTATTCAAGCCTTTGACACTCTCTGGTTTGACATCAAATTCATTATTTACTTAATGTGAAGCTCTTACATTGGATTACAGTTCTCGAAGGTTCAGTCCATGTAGAAAATCCCCAGCTGATGTCAAACAGGCCAAAGCTCGACAACATCATTTTACAAAGCTCTTTTCAAAAACAGTAGGAGAGACAAACCCCAAATCCACCACAGTAATAATCTCCTGGTCATTTCAGAATAAACGGCTGTGCATCAAGCATTAACTCTCGCTCTGCTGTAGACAAGCATGCCCAGGCGATAGGAGACGGTGTGCAGAGGTCATTTCCAAGGACTGAAATGTGTCCCACGGTTAACTGTTGCAGGTTAACATGCCTTATTTACAAGATCAAGACGATCACAGAATGCCATAGCAACGGAACGATAAAAACGTCTTCATCGATACATTCAGAAGACGAGGCTGTACAGCGCATCAGAATATAAAAGAAAATCTCAGTAATTCAGAAAGAATCAGGACTGAGGGGGAAAAATAGAGACTTTAAGTGAATATAGCAAAATAAATTATTCCTCAAAGGTTAAAGAGTTTTCTTTTGTTGCTCAGATCTGGCACAAAGAAGCCTAACGTGGCATCAACATCAGGTCCATACTAACcatcattaaagggatagtatacacctaaaaatgaaaattaaatcaTTAACTTACACTTACAGTATAATCAACTTGGTTTTACAAGTCACTTCAACCTTGATTATAGCTGAAgcaattcaactttattttataagttacaggAACTCATCACTAATCaagataaaaaaatctaaattgaaatgacttgtaaatccaagttgataatacttaaagggacactccacttttttttgaaaaatgctcatttttcagctcccctagagttaaacatctgatttttaccgttttggaatccactcagctgatctccgggtccggcgccAGCACCCCcagcatagctcagcacaatacacagaatccgattagaccattagcattgcgccaAAAAATAGAAACTCTaaaaaagagtttcgatatttttcctattcaaaACTTGACTCATCTGCAGCCACATCCTGccctaagaccgacggaaaatcaaaagttgctattttcttggaactatactctcattctggcgtaataatcaaggactttgctgccgtaacatggctgcagcagacgTAGTGATGTTATGCACTGCGCGAAAATAGTCGCCtgctaaggggactattttcgccTGTTGCGTAACATCATTGCACCTCCCGCAGCCATgccacggcagcaaagtccctgaccaccacgccagaatgagagcacAGTTCACAGCCATATCTGCCCagaaaaatcgcaacttttaattttctgtcggccttagtacaggatgcaaccacagaagagtcaagctccaaacaggaaaaatatccaaactcttcaaaaaaaatttggcgcgatgctaatggtctaatcagattcaatggattatgccaagccatgccaaaagtgccagcgccagacccagagatcagctgaatggactccaaaactgtaagaatgaaatggagtgtccctttaaaaatgttttacagtgtaggttgttccaaacctgcatGATTTACTTTCTTTCATTTAtgtaaatgagaatcataaatGTTTCACTCCATCAAAAGAAATTCAtgcaggttttaaacaacatagtgacatatttttaatttccggtgaactattcctttaaacccCATTATAAGTCGCACACCCGCTCGCAGATCCCTGTGTGCTGTGTTTAGTATTATCATCCAGAGGTTACTCAGGCAAAAGGTCACATGGGTGTGTCCGACCCGCAGGCACGATGTAAAGAGGGCACCTCTCTTTAAATCATAGGAAGACTGGTAGCCACTCTAGTACATGCAGGTCCACAGGGAATATACATTATTAACCCCAACTACTTTGTCCCCAGAGCGACACAAACATGCTTGCATTCACacgaacacacatacacacgacCATGCAATTGTATGCACCGACGCAGTCACACTTTTGTCATATACGCACAATATGAGCACATTCTTCACACGACGTTATAAACATCTACGATTAACAAAAGCTAATGCATAACGTGGTGTAGGTCACATTGAGTGTACAGAAATATTTCATCCATATATCATAAATGACCACAGGGTACAGTCACCTTCTGGATGGAGACACGAGGCAGTGAGATTATAGACATGTTTTACAGGGATTTGGACATCTGTCCATTTTTTTGTCCCGTTTAATTCAATCATTGCGAAAGGAACAGTTGTGgcaattattttcatatttcgTGGTGGTCGTATTTTGTAGATGTTTTTTAGCTAGCTGAGGTGTTTGTTTGGCTTGGGCAAGGCGGAGGTATTGCTATAATTTGCTGCCAGTGTATTGCTATAATTTGATGAAACACTCAGTCTATAGTTATTGCTTGCTGATGGATTCTGCCACAGCGCTGAAATGGATATTGGCTGGCTGGTTGGCATTCGGAGGGCAGAAGTTAAAAAGCCGGGGTGAACGTTAAGCTCTTAATAGTAGGGTGACTGCAGCTTCAACTGTGAATTAAGTATGTGAAATGTGACTTTCATAATAACATTCTATAGACATTTGCCAGGTCTCACTGTATATTTTGCTtattaaagttttgtgaaaataaatgaGATTTGTGGGCAGTTTTCACAAAAACATGTTTGAATCATATTTTACCCCAACATTTCTACATTAAGTGGAAGTAGACTTTACGACCAGATTTGCGCTTtgacattattttcacaatTAAATTTCTTCTTTCCTTCCCTCCCATAAATTTTTATTAACGCAATGCCtccttatgttttatttttaggtaTGTAATTTAGGTTTGAATTAGGCCTGCACGATATTGCAATGTTTTGGTTTTCGTTGTAAATTGCGATACGAGCAATGCTGAATGACATGAAAAGCTCTGTTTGAGAATATTTTGTGATTTCTCTGTGTTGTTTGAAACCGTTCCCATATAGTGTAACAGGGGCGTAGCCACGAgggggcctgggtgggccttggCCCCCTCATTTACATGTCCGGCCTGTAGTGTAACACTGGCAAAGGTATCTGAAATAGTTTTGCTTTTGTTCTGCGATGTAACTATTGCAGAGGTGCACATTGCAATGTCGATGCTGAAACTatttattgtgcagccctagtttGTATTTCTCCTTCTCATAAACGATTCTCATTAGACTCTTATAACTCTAATACAATACTAAAAATACCACGCACCCATTAACTTAAATTAAAGGGAGTACAACAAATTCTACCATGATGCTATTACATTATTTCAGGTTACACTCATGAGACTTAAGAGCTAATAAAATTTGACATCGCTTACGAAAATAAAGCTTGGCTttttgtagtaaccatgttttttggcgTACAACCATTGACAAACATTTTTGCGTTTAAAAGACGTATAATAGccatccaaacacagcccagacgtctaggcttaaacaaggcaaaatttgggctaTCAGTGAAGATTCTAACCataacccaataaataaataaatgaaaccaaacagcTTGTAATCACATGAaagaatatcatacatctcgcaagttattttggcaaaaatgaaatataaccaaattcaaggttattttggCTAcaaagtgggttactcataccCGGACTATATttggtctatagttaacctaaacAGTGAAATGGCAACTATTGCTTATTGGGAAggattttactacagtaaccatggtttaaaggattagtctattttcttaaaaaaaaatccagataatttactcaccaccatgtcacccaaaatgccgatgtccctccccgttcagtcgagaagaaaccacgTTTCTTGAGGAAAACACTCCAGGATTTTTCCCACTCCAATGGACcccaatggaccccaacactcaacatctgtaatgcaatttaaaattgaagtttcaatggagtttcaaagaactcaaaacaatcccaaacgaggcataagggtcttatctagcgaaacgattgtcatttttgactggaaaaataaaaaatatgcacttttaaactacaacttctcgtctatctccggtcctgtgacgtgccagcgtaaccgcacgtaatacgtcatcacaccgaaaggtcacggatgacatatACGAAACTaagccccagtgtttacaagtgtggagaaagaggaccgttccgacactgttgtatgtggaatgatactaattcatgtctttgtgtcagtttattgtttaaaatggtcagcaaatgtgtgtttcatatatgtaacacgtgacctttccacggcattacgcaattacgtgttgcgctggcgcatcacaggaccggagatagacgagaagttgtggtttaaaagtgcatattttctatttttcttgtcaaaaatgcaatcgtttcgctagaaaGGACCCTTATGTCTTATTTGAGGTCGTTTAGAatcatttgaaactgcaattttaaactgcattaaaactgttaagtgttggggtccattaaagtccattaaaattagaaaaatcctggaatgttttcctcaaaaaaacatcatttcttctcgactgaacaaagaaagacatcaacaccccggATGACATGGGGGCGAGCAAACCATCCGGGTTCTttcaagaaaatggactaatcctttaaatgtaCACTCAGAAAAATGGCGCAAATGGTATTACTGGGGCGataaccttttaaaaagtacacctatCTATCTAAAGGgtccatattagtacctcaaaggtgaaTTTCTGTACCTGATTgtacatattaagacctttttaaaaggtacagtgccagtgacagcttttgtacattttctctTAACaatgtagtaaccatgttttttgtaacTTATAATCCAAACAATTGTATTGGTCCTAAACTATGCTTACATTTTTATCCAAACTGCCACTGcatattttttctttcattttggGCAAAAATGGGACACAAACATGTTTTCGATGGGGTTCATGGACTAAAATTTGTCAGATGCTGTGGCCAAATCATCCTTCTTTACAAACCCAACACATGCATTTCTAAGCCAAATGCTATTAATTACCATTGTGTAATAACTATCCTCTATCCAATAGTCATTATTATCAAATAGATGTAATAAAAAGACCAGGGCTCTATTCAGAGCATTGTGGGCACAATGTAAATTAAAAGCAAATCAATAGAAAATACATTCGCTTCCATCCACCACGTCACCGCATATAAACAAGTTCCTTATTATCAGCCACTTAATGCACGTTTGTACTCAACAGTCCTTTGAAATAAGCCGCCTTTCAAAAAGGGGGTGCTtgtattaacataaaaaaaacactttctaCCGCACTCCAGTCATTTTCATCTCGCATTTACTGTATGGAAGAGGATGCGGATGAGAAAAAACACTGCCAGTTAAACTTTCGTAACAAACTCAAAGGCATCGATGGGTGCGATTAATTCTGGAGTGTTTCTCATTCTGAGATTGTAGTTAGCTCTTCATGGTTTTCGGAAATTTTACATTCGGGCACGCTCGGGTTGAGATTTAAAGTGAGGTGACAAACAGAAGAGAGAGGGCGCCGCTCTCCCTTTTTCTCTCTCCAGGTTGGTTTCTTCTGAGGCCGCGTGGCCCGGATCACAGAGCGCCTGGTCTATTTTTAGCACTCCGCGGTTACTTAACGTGCAGTGCACGTTCTTGAATGCAGCAGCAGCAGGACGAGATGAATGAGCTTCGGGATCCAGTCAGGAGGACGGTCTCGTGCCGCCCCTCATCCTCCTCCCTCACTGCGTGTGCGACAGGGCTACCACTGTGGCCAAGCTTATACAACCACAAGAAATGCAAaggcatatatttatatatatatatatatatatatatatatatatatatatatatatatatatatataaacacacacacatatatacagcTGCTGGCCACACAACATCCATTCGCACCCCCTTTTTTCCACAGGGTGTGGCAGCTGGTTGAATCAGGATCCGGCTAATGATTGCGTGGCAGTGGTTGTCACTTAACAAATTGGG contains:
- the wasf3b gene encoding wiskott-Aldrich syndrome protein family member 3b, whose product is MPLVKRNIEPRHLCRGVLPEGIGSELECVMNNTLSAIIRQLSSLSKHAEDIFGELFNEANMFYLRANSLQDRIDRLAVKVTQLDSTIEEVSLQDINMRKAFKSSTVQDQQVVSKSSVPIPVVEMYNLSDKPPPLNNLTPYRDDDKEGLKFYTDPSYFFDLWKEKMLQDTEDKRKEKRRQKEQRRCVDGTLQREVKKVRKARNRRQEWNMMAFDKELRPDLRHTVHRGGSTEGTMSPEHRSHGQDHTDHGYLTMANHAGHAHTYSGPTPSMAALSALTQMNMDQDYRAGSMGYRSGTLGRPHQAPPPPPSTNTMNGSMTLPPVDYSLDYMNSGPPPPPTANIPSAQTAFGMPPMGLVPPPGPMGASTGYAPPVPPMSGPMAAPSPPVAPPPPPSTTQSITPKRPSVPNEAQPINDARSDLLSAIRMGIQLKKVQEQQEQQAKREPVGNDVATILSRRIAVEYSDSEDESELEDNDWSD